The nucleotide window CCACTCCCCTGCGCGCTATGAGCACGTCCCTGCCGATGTGCGACAGTTCGTACCCGACGATTCCAAGGGGAGTGCCGTCGAAGAAGCTGAAGGTCTCGACCCCCTCATCGAACATGTCGGGAAGCCACCCGTTGTACTGTCCCCTCAACCTCGGATATACGATGAGCGCCCCGCCTCCGGAGATGCGGGAGTAGGAGTACACCTGGTAGAGCTCCCCGCTGCTTCTGACGAGTTTGCGCCACCAGGCCTCTCCCATCTTCACGCTCAGGTTCCTGTACTTCACCTCCAGAACGCACCGGCCACCGGGCATCTGGATCAGCATGTCGGGCCTCGGGGGGCCGAAGGTGAACACCGCGCCCATTTTGGCCTCTATCTCGGACGCGTTTCTGATTATATGCGGCAGGAGCTGCTGCCTGTGGACCCTTCCCTTCCCGGAGAGGGCCGTCAGGATCGTGTGGTAAACGAGATCCTCGAACAGGCGGTCCATCTCTATGAATATCCCCGGAGCCGTGAAGCCCCCACGGGAAAGCTTTCCAAAGCCCGCGAGTATCATAGTTGCCAGGTGGAAGATCGGCCGGAACCTCTCATTCAGCGGGTTGAAGGTAACCCTCTCTATGTCCCCCTGCCTGAGCGGGCCAACGTCGGCAAAGTATCGAATCAGGGCCTCCGCGGCCCTGGCTATGCCCTCCCACGCTGAAACCTCCACGACCACCTCCAGAGCTGCCTTCAGGACCCTGTTGAGTGAAGTATCAACGTCGAGAACCGCGTGTCTTACCGGAACTTCCCTGCCGAGGGGAGGCCTTCTGGCAAGGCGCGAGAGGAGAACCCTTCCCCGTATCGTCCGGAGCTCCTCCTCGACCTCGGAGTACTCCTGGTAGAGACCGTGGAAGAGCTCCCTGCTCAAAAGGTAGGTGTAGAGATACAGGAAGAGCTCGTGAACACCTCCTTCGCCGCGGGCGTAAGTTGATACCGCCTCCTCTATCTCCCGTCTTCCCAGCCCCAGTCCGCCGCTGAGGTTCATAAGGCTGAGGAAAAAGCGCAGGGAGCGCGCCTCGTCTGGGTCGCGTTTGTAGGGCCTCGGGAGAACCTGGATCATGAAGCCCGGCTCCCCCAGGTGGTAGGCGAAGCCCACGCTGCCGTGAGCCTTGATGTAGTACTCCCCCCTCCGGGTGTCGTACTTGAGGCTCAAAACCTCGTGCTCCCTGCCGTAAAGCCCGTTTATGACCTCAAAGAACCTCTGAAGGCTCTCCGGAGTAACCTCTAAGCCCTCGGTTCGGATCGCGCTTAGGTACTTCCTCTGGAACTCGTAGAGGGTTATCCTCCTCATTCCGCCCTCACCAGCCGACGAAGGGCCTCCATGAAGGACTCTCTGTCCATCATCACTATCCTGCCCCTGTCGTCTATGAACTCGAATCCAGGATAAAACGACCCCAGCTGCTCCCAGCTCCCGTAGAAGTACTCCTGGAAGAGGGGCAGTATCTTGTGGTAGAACACCAGATAGAGGTCCTCCTCGGGGTTCTCGGACGAGGCTATATCCAGGAAGTAGCCGTGGCCGATGGTATAGTCCTTGCCCTTCTCCCGCTCGATTATGGAGTTCAGCCTCGAGAGAAGGTGTTCCATGCTCACCCCGCCGACTTCCATTCCAGCCAGCAGCTCTGGCCTCGGGAGAACCTCGTAGAACGCGAACCTCCTCCTCAGGGCTATGTCGAGCAGCGCTATGCTCCTGTCGGCCGAGTTCATCGTGCCGATGATGTAAAGGTTGGGCGGAACGGCGAAAAGTTCACCTGAGTACGGGAGCCTGACTATCGTCTCGCTCGGGCCGCCAAGTCTCTTGTCAGTGTCGAGGAGGGTTATCAGCTCCCCGAAGATCCTGCTGATGTTTCCACGGTTTATCTCGTCTATGACCAGGTAGAACTCCCTCTTCGGTGCGAGCTTCAGGTTTTCTCCCGCTTTTCTCCGTTCAAGGAACTCGAGAACCGCTTTTTTCATCTCCCCGTACGTGGCGTTCTTTTTCCTGAACTTCTCTGGCAGGGAGTCGTAGATTGCCTCTATCGAGATCCTCTTAAAGACGCCATCGACTACGTCGTAAACCACCCCGCCGCTTCCCTTCGTCGGCCGGAAGCCCTCAACGAAGTCCTCGTAGCTGAAGGACTGGTGGAACGATACAAACTCGGGCTTAACGGCCACTTTCCTGGCCAGGTACGTCTTTCCGGTGCCGGGGGGACCGTACAGTATGACCTGTCCAAACTTCCTGAGGAGGGTTCTTATGGACTCAACTTCCTCCACGCCCTCCTCTGGCTCCGGGGTTTCAAGGCCCTCCCGTGATTCCCCAGGTAAGGCCTCCCAGCGTATCTCGTAAAGGTAATCCACGTCCCTGCGGAGGTAGTAGTAGAACCTCTGTCCCATAGCCCTGTAGGCGGTTCTTCCAAAGTAGAGGATCCTGCAGTCTTCAGAGACACCCGCGTACTTGGGATCAACGACGCCCGGGACGTACCTCCCGAGCGAAAAGAGCCCCTCAAAATCGTCCCTGCCTATTTCCCTGGCCTCGAGGAGGCGCTCAAGAGACACCACCCCCGCATTTATTCCCCCACCGTAGACCCCAGTTATCAGGAAAAGGCCCCTCGATGTAAAGCGCAGGTATATCAGCTCGCCTGGAAGGAGAATACTTCTGCTTTTTTCGGGGGAAAGAAGGACGATTTCTCTGCTCCCTTTGCTCCCGAGAACGGCCACAAAAGAGCCATTATCCATGAGATAAAGGTCTCCCACGGGTTTTCTACCACCCCTCAAAGGCCCCGTACTCGCAAGCCTTTCCATGCCCTCCCAGAACTGGCGCGGTGTGTAATACGGGAAGACCGGGAGGTTTATCCTTCCAACCCGAAGTTCATGTTTCTGCCCGTCCTTCCACGTGTAAAGGACATAAACCGCATCGTCGCTGTCTGTTATGGCGTGAAGGTAGGCATAGCCGTCAGCCGGCGTGGGGAGTTTCACCACCCTTACTCCCTCGGGTACCATGTAATCCAGCGTTGGGTCGCCAAAAACCACGAGCCGTTTTCTCGGGGTGAAGCTAACGTACAGGGGGACCTTGGAAAAATCCACAACGAGCGACTCCTTTTCCGGATCCTGCGACGTCACGGGATATATTACCGCCCTCCCCGGGCTGCATTTTGTGAAAACAGCGAATTCGTTTTCCCCCGGGAGCAGTATCGCTTCATCGGCACAGGGGACAGCAACGCCTTTCTCCCAACCCTGCGCAACCGAGCCGTTCGTGTTAAACACGTGAAGGAATCTGGAGTCATCCTCCAGCCGCACCATGACCACAAGGTACTCGCCGGAGGGGAACAGTGCCGCTTCCTCGATGACGAAGCCGAACTCCTCGTACTCTGTTTTTAGAAAGGTGTTTATGGAATAAAAGGAATTCCTAATGGGCTCTACCTCCACCATTACGACCACCCAGAGGAAATTGGGGGCAGGGTATATAAACCTTTGGCCGGTTAGAACGGGTTATATGCCCTTCAGGCCGGGCCTATTGCCCGACCTTTCGAGCATGTAGTATACCGTCCTGAGGGGAATTCCCATGCGGGCGCTCACCTCTTTCACGGGAACTCCTCTGCTGACAAGCTCCCGTATCCGCATAACGGTCTTCTCGTCGTACTTCCTGGGCCTCCCCCGGGGATAGCCCTCGGGGACGAGTTCTATGCCCATCTGGGCGAGTGCGGCGATGACCCTCTTGGAGACCTTGGGGTAGAGGCTGGGGGGACAGGAGATTTTGCGCACGTTGGGGGCCCGCTCGAGTATCCTGACGAGTATCTCCTTCGTCGGACGGAGGTTGATGTAGACCTCGGTGACCTCCTCGTTCAGGGACTCCCTGAGCTTTGCTATCAGCTCTGCATTGTTGCGAGCCTTTATCTCCACCCGCATACCCTCACCCCTGAAGCAGGGCCAGGAACTGTTTGGCCTTGTCACTCTTGGGCATGAACTTCTCGAACTTCTTCGTGTCGGCGAAGAGCCTCTTGTGCAGGCCCGAGATGACGAACTTCTTCACGGCCTCAACCAGCTCATCGACCTGAATTCCAAGAAGCTCCGCAACTTTGTCCTCGCTGTACTCGCTCATTCCGTAGAGCAGAACGCCGCCGAGTAAGTGGTTGGGAACGTTGGCTATGTCCTTCCTCCTCCCCACGAGGGCCTTTTCCATCTCGCACTTCCTTATGAGGAGCATGCTGCCGTGGCCAGTCCGGAACCCGGGCTCGTCGGCGAATGGAAGGTCAAATATCGAATAGTGACAGTCGATGCAGAGCCTTATGTCCGGATAGAGGCCGAGGCGTTCCCTGTCGTTCTCGGAGGTCAGGAAGTAGTAGCGAAAGAGGTCGAGGCCGAGCTTCCTGGCACCGTTTTCAGGGTCAAGAACGGAGTAGGCCAGGGCCAGGTTATCCACAGTGTAGTGGTTGTTTATGAGCACTCCACGCGTCTTGACGAAGCTCAGAACACGCCAGCGGAAGCGCCTCCCGTACCTCTGGCGGAGTTCGGCCTCTATGTCCGCATCGGTGGGCAGGTCGAGGCGGGCCTTCTTCAGACGGTTGTTCTCCCAGTACTCGACCTCTATCCTGAGCCCGCGGTTCCTGACGGTTCCTTTCTCGCGGAGCTTGCCCTTTATGAACTTGAACGACTCCCTGACGTCCACACCCTCCCTGGCGAGCAGACGGAGGACGTCGCCGGAGTAGGCGAGGTGAGGAAGAACCTCAACGCGTCCAAGCTGAACCGGATTGGGAACGGCCCTGACCCGCTCAACGTTCTCCCTCGTGAGCTCCCTGAGGCCCACGAGTTTCTTCCCCATAAAGAAGGTGTAGTTGGCGGAGATTAGTGCAAGGGCCATCTTGTGGGCAGTTATGGCCGAGCGGAGCCTCTCAAGGGCAAGAACGCGGTTGCGCTTTTTCTTGTATATCCACTGGATGTGGGGGTCCTTGTTCTTTTTGTCCGAGAATCCGGCCGAGGGTGTGGTCTCACCCACGCGCCTTGAGAGGTCATCCTCAAGCTCCTGAAGGAGAGAGAGATTCTCCTTTAAACGGAAGGAGATGGACGGGACCTCGAAGGTCTCAAATAACCCGTCCATGTCTATCCCGATATCGTCCAGTATCTTGTTAACCTGTGCGACGAGCTCTTCAGTCGTCGTCATGGCAGGAGCTCACCGTTGTTTATCTTTTCGGGGAGGTACTTCTTCGCGACGAACTCGAGGCTCTTGTTTGCTAAAGCCTGTTGTTCTATCCTGACCCCCATCTTAATCGCCATCTTGAGCTGCCTCTGCCACTCCCTGTTCTGGAACCACGGGTACTCCATCTCCTCCAGGATTCTCTTGTAATCCGCCGTCGGGCCGCCCTTCTTGTTCGGCGGGATTCCCTTGAGCTTTTCGGTGACGTTCTTCAGCCCATAGCGCTCTATGTCGTCCATGGTCATTCCAACGAACTTCGCCTCCGGTGTTGCGAGCTTGTCGCTGAGGTATGCGAGGTTGATGGAGCCCTGCTTTATGGTCGAGTAGATGTACCAACCGTAGGGGTCGCCATCGGTGAAGACTATTATCGGCAGTCCCTCCTCGTAGTGAAGCCTGTGGATGAGCCTCCTGACGCCGCGCGAGGCCTGTCCCTGGGTGGCTATGATTAAAGCTTTCTCCTTCTTCGGGAACTTTTCCTCGATGAGACGGTCGGCCATAGCGGCGGTCTCGACGACCAGGGCGTAGTCCACGTTGACCTCAACGAACTGGAGATGCTCAACCGTTCCCGGGACGGCCCAGCCGCCCATACCGAGCTTGCTCGTGTTGAACTCATCCTCGCCGTCGCGAATGACTATGTCGCCGTAGATGTAGCCGCGCCTGTCCGCCGTGAGGTGCATCTCCTCACGAAGGACGCCCATCATCCTCTCGAGGTCCTCTATGATGGGGTCGCTCTCGCGCTGGTCCTCAAAGGTGTTCTCTTTCGTTCCCGGGATGGTGTGCTTGTTGGCGTAGTAGGCTTCACGAAGGCTCGCGTGCTTGTTCTCGCTTACGAGGCGCTTGACGTAGGCCATTATGAGGAGCGTCTGCATGAACTTCCTCGCGTGGGCAACGTTGAGGAAGTACCTCCTGGAGAGCTTGTCGCCCATCCTGATGACGCGCCTCTTCTCGTCGAAGTAAACGTTGCCAATGCCGCGCATGGGGATGTCAAAGTAGGGGTTCTTTCCGATCTTTATGTCCTCAAGGATTTTCTTTCCGTACTCCTCGAGTCTGGTGAGCACTTTGGTCGGGTCGTAGCTGAAGCGCTCCCTCGGCTTCTCGCGCCTGACTGCTTTGGATTTAGGCATTCTCGCTCACCTCCTCCGCTCCACCTGTCTCCTTGGCCGCGAAGTGGCCCTCTATGTAGGACAGGAAGTAGTTCCTAACATCCTCCTCGGGCTCCCCGGTGAGTACACTCAAAGCTTTGGCTATCTCCGGCACGTACTTCTCAAAGGTTCTTCTCCTCTTGGCCTGGTGGAGCCTGCGGTGCTTTCCGCTGAGGTAGGTCTGGAGCTTTCTGGCCGCGTCCATTATCGCCAGCCTTATCTCGTTCTGAATCTCCTCCACGTTGGCTATGCTCTGCTTTCCTGTGCCGGTGTAGGGCACGTGAACGCTGATGACGTTTATCATGAGCACGAGGGGGGCTCGGTCGAGGTCATCAACCTTGTAGCGCCTCCAATCAACGGAGCGCGCCGCCAGCGTCGTCACACAGGAACCGGCATCGAAGAGGAGTGGAACCCTGTTGGCGTAGCGGAGGAGCTCGAAGCCACCTGGAATCTCGCCGCCGTAAGCGAGGCCGACCTCGACCTGGAAAGGTATACCTCCTGAGTAGACCTTCGGCGACCTGGTGACCGCGGTAACAAATTCTGGCTTGAGGATGTTGGTGAGGCCCTTTTCTATGTTCTCCTCACCTATGGGCCTGAGGCCGTGGGTCGGCGGGGCCAGGAACTTCATGTACTTGAAGGCCTCGACTATCTCTTCCGCCTCGTGCCAGCTCAGCTTCTCGGGTGGCTTCTCCATGAGCTTCGCAACCTGCTTGACGACCTTAGTATAGCCCTTGAACGAGCGCAGGACGGCCTTTACCTCGCCCTTCATGAGCCTCTCGTAGAGCTGCTCCTGAACGTTCTTGTCCTTCTCGGTCTTTATGAGCCTCAGCGCCGCGATGTACTCTATCAGCTCGTCGATTTTCTTGTCGCTTATCCTCGAGAACTCCCCAACAAGGAAGCGCTTGATGGAACTCCTCCTCGTCTTCTTGGCCATCCTGTAAACGTCGTCGGTGAGGACACCGCGCGGATGGGGCTTCATCTCCACCGGGGGCTCGGGAACGTCCTCGCTGGAGCGCGGGAACACTATGAGCTTCCCGTCAGGCTCAATGAGCTCTATGTGGGCGTGCGGGTTGGCTATCGCGGTGAGCTTGAGGTACCAGTAGATGCCCTGCTTTGAGCGCACGTAGCGTACGTTCTTCACCTCCAGCTCTATCCGGGTGCCGCGCCAGCCCTTCGGGTTGGGGTGCTTTTCCTTCTTCACGATCTTGCCCTCGTTCCTGTCAACGTCTATCTTGACCCATGCCTCGATGATCCTGTCGTCTCCCGTGGAGGTGATGACGCGGGTCGCCTTTCCGCTCGTTATCTGGGCGAACATGACGGCACCGCTTATACCTATACCCTGCTGACCGCGGCTCTGTATGTTCCTGTGGGCCTTGGTACCGGCCAGCATCTTACCGAAGACGTGGGTTATGTACTTCTCGGGGATTCCCGGTCCGTTGTCCTCGATTATGACCTTGTAGTGCTCCCTTCCAAGCTCCTCTATCTCAACGCGGACGTAGGGAAGTATGCCCGCCTCCTCACAGGCGTCGAGCGAGTTGGTCACGGCCTCATGGATCACCGTGGTGAGGGAGCGTATCTTGCCCGTGTAGCCGAGCATTGCCGCGTTCCGTCTGAAGAACTCGCTGACACTCTGGATTTTGAACTCCTTAAACAGCTGATTCGCCTCGGCCATATTCAGTCCTCCCAAAAGTCTTCGTCATCGTAGTCCTCCCCGAACTCGCCCGGCTCCCCTTCAAGGGCCTCGTAGTAGGTCGTGCTCTCGAGTTCGAGGTCCTTCTTTCTGCGCTCAAGGTACTTGTAAACGACGCCGTGCGGGGAGCCCCTGGCGAGCTTCTCTATGGCGGTCTTGGCAACCTCAACCTGGATCGGGTTGCCGATTATCGCGACGGTTTTTCCGTAAACGCTCACATCCGCACCGCTCATTTCCTCGATTATTTCACGCGTCCTTCCCTTCCTTCCGATTATCCTCCCCCTAACGCGGGGAAGGGCGTTCTTGTCGTTACCGATGACGACATCGGTGAGGTTGACGACCTCAAGGACTTCGCCCTCGTTGAAGAGCCGGAACGCCCTCTCGGGCGAGAAACCCCGGCCTATGGCCATTACAATATCACGTGCCTTCCAGACAGCCAGGGGGTCGCTGGTCTCCTCGGTGGAGGTTATGAAGACCTCGCCGGTCTCGCTGTCCACCTCTATCTTGGTCTTGGTCCTCTCCTCTATCTCCCTCTTGGTCTGTCCCTTTCTGCCTATGACGACCGCAACCCTGTCGCGGGGGATTCTTATGAACTCCTCCTGCTCGCCCTCCGCGGCGTAGGTGATCTCCTCATCGCGACCGCCCCGGGTGGGCCGGCCGTCCTTGTCTATCCGCTCATACTTCTTCAGCAGTCTCTCAAACTCGTCCATGCTCTCACCCTCTAAACCCCAACCAGCTCACGGAACTTATCGTTGAAATCATCAACATCAACGCCTTTCCGCCCAAAGTAGTTTATGACGTTCCTCAGATCCCTTCTGAGCAGCTCCACGCTCATCCTGTTCCTCTTCACCGTCGCCTGCGACCAGTCTATCACAACGGGCCCCTCGTGGAGCAGTATGTTGTACTCGCTCAGGTCGCCGTGCACCATGTCCCCGCGCTTCCAGAGCCTCTCGATGACGCCCATAGTGAAGTCGTAAAGCTCCTCAAAGTCCGAAGGCTCGAGCGAACGCTCGACGTCTTTGATGCGGGGTGCGGGGAGCTCGTCCCCTATGAACTCCATCACGAGGATGTTGTTGCGGAAGATAACCGGCTCGGGAACGCGAACCGCATATTTTATCGCCCGCTGGAGGTTCTTGAACTCTCTTCTCGTCCACACGAAGACGAGCTTGCGCATATCCTTGGGCAGGTAGCCGACGCGGGGGTCTGCCGCGAGGTACTCCCATATGCGCCGGAACTCGGTCGTGTACGTGCGGTATATCTTAACGGCTATCCTGTTCCCCTCTGCGTCCACGCCGGCAAAGACGTTGGCCTCCTTGCCCGTGCTGATGACGCCGTAGAGGGCCTCGACCTTCCCCCTCCTGTGGAGGTAGGCGAGGGTCTCCTTCGTCGTTCTGTCGAATACTTCATTGGCTATCTTGTAGAGGTCACTGTCCTTCTCCCGCCTCTCCCGGAGGCCCAGCATTCCCTCGATTTCGCGCTCTATTACATCCTCGCGCATTCCCCATCACTCGCTGGCAGCTGGAATTTTAGAAGAAGCGGGCTCAGAACAGGAGCTCGCCACCGCTGAGGAATTCCTGGCTTATCTTGCCCCTCCTCAGGAGCCAGTCCACCTGAGTCCTGGTGTAGCGGTAAACTATATCCCCGCGCTCCTCGGTCTGTACGTCCCAGGGCTGGACTATGACGACATCTCCAACGCGCATCCACATGCGCCTCTTGAGTTTGCCCGGTATCCTGCACCTTCTGATCTTCCCGTCGGAGCACCTCACGTCCATCCATCCGGAACCCAGGGCCTGCTCGATTACACCGAACAGCTGTCCTTCCTTCGGGAGGGGAACACGGATGACCTCGTCACCCTGAACCTGCCTGTTCTTTTTCTTCCCCCCACTTCTTCCGCCTCTTCCTCTGTGGTACGCCATGATCATCACCTCCAGCGAATAGGCCCGAGCCCTTATAAACCTGAGCCTTGCAAAAATTTTCTAACGAGAGTACAGGCATGTGCTTTTAAAATTTTTGCACAAATCCACGACGGCGCAGAAATCCTGCCCTTCCATTACCCACCTCTGTCCAGCAAGGGCACATCAAGGTTTAAAAACGCACCGCTTAAACTGGAGTCTGGAGATTACCATGGAGGCAATAACCGCCGAAAGCCTCACGATACTCTACGACGGAAAGCCCGCTGTGGAGGGGGTAGACTTCACTCTCGAGGACGGCGAAACGCTCCTCCTGCTCGGCCCCAACGGGGCGGGCAAGACGACCCTACTCAAGGCAATCGCCTGCTTCCACAGGGACTACACCGGACGGCTGGAGGTCTTCGGTAGGGAACCCTGCGGGGCGAAGGAGCTCATAGGCTACGTCCCTCAGAGCCACAGCCTCAACGAGAGGGTTCCCCTCACCGCACTTGAGGTCGTTGCGATGGGGAGTCTCTACCGCCGCGGCTTCGTCCACTTCAAGCTTCCGCCGGAGACAATGGAGAAGGCGGGGGAAGTCCTCGGCTTCGTCGGGCTCGCGGAAGTGAGTAACAGGCTTTTCAGCGAGCTTTCCGGCGGCCAGAAGCAGAGGATTCTACTCGCGAGGGCACTCATGAGCGACCCCAAACTGCTCCTCCTCGACGAGCCGCTCTCCGCTCTGGACCCCAGCGCAAGGGCAGAGGTCGCCAGCGTTCTGGCCAAGATAAAGCGCGAGAGACGGGTAACTATGGTCATCACAACCCACGACATCAACCCTCTAATCGAACTCGGGGACAGAATCATGCTCCTCAACAGACGCCTGATAGCCTTTGGAAGGCCGGAGGACGTACTTCAGGACAGGATAATTAAATCTGTCTACGGCCCGCTGGCAAGGGTCATACCCATTGAGGGCAAGCTCTTCTGTATAACCGGCGATGTCCACCTGCACAGGCACGGGGGTGGCGGGCGGTGATTCCTGAGTATCTGCTCAGGGCTCTCCTTGCCAGCGTTATGGTAAGCGTCCTGCTCGGCATGCTCAGCCCGCTCATCAACACGAAGGGACTGGCCTTTCTAACCCACGCCCTCTTCCACTCCCTGCTGTTCGGTGCGGTTCTTGGAATGATACTCGGCCTGCTGTTCGAGAACCTCTCCCTGGTCATGCTCGTTGCACTCATCGTCACAGTCATCGTCGTGCTCACGATAGCGGAGCTTGAGAAGCTCGGGTTCTCCCCCGATTCCGCCGTTGGAATAGTGGCCAGCTTTGTCGCAGGCCTAACAGTCCTCGGCTTTGGTGTGCTCTACAAGGTGATGGCTACCAGGCCGTACTTCCCGCTCGGCGAGAGCATAGTCTCCTACCTCACGGGGGACATCTTCCTGATAACCCTCAACGATCTTACCGTCCTCGTCATCGGAGGTGCCCTTCTTTTCTTCGTCGTCCTCTTCCTTTACCGCGATTTCCTATACCTCAGCTTCGACCCGGAGGGCATGGAGAGCTACGGGGGCAACACGAGGGCCTACCTCATGATCCTCTACGTCCTCGTCGGCGCCATCGGCGCCCTCATCGTCCAGACCGTCGGCCTCATAACCCTCCAGGTGGTGGCCGTTCTTCCGGGCGCGATAGCGCTGATGGTCAGCAGCGACCTGCGCAAAGTCATCGGGGCCAGCCTGTTCCTAACTCTCGGCGTCCAGGTGTCCTCCGTGATCCTCGCCTACTTTACCGACATACCCCCCAGCGGCCTGGCGACGATAATGCTCGGCATCATCTACGGCGCCCTGCTCTTCAGGAGGTGAAACTTTGAAGCTCGCTGGAATCGACGAAGCTGGCAGGGGCCCCGTAATCGGCCCCATGGTCATAGCGGCGGTTGTTGTGGATGAACGGAACGTTCCAAAGCTCGAAGAGCTTGGGGTTAAGGATTCGAAGAAGCTCACCCCCAGGCGGCGTGAGAAGCTGTTCGATGAGATAATCTCTCTGCTGGACGATTACGTGGTTCTGGAGCTCTGGCCGGAGGAGATAGACTCTCGCGAGGGAACTTTAAACGAGTTCGAGGTGGAGAACTTCGTCAAAGCCCTCAACTCGCTCAAGGTGAAGCCCGACGTGATATACATTGACGCCGCCGACGTGAAGGAGGCCCGCTTCGGCGAGGACATTCGAAAGAGGCTGAACTTTGAGGCTGGGATAGTCGCGGAGCACAAGGCCGACGACAAGTTCGTG belongs to Thermococcus camini and includes:
- a CDS encoding metal ABC transporter ATP-binding protein, with amino-acid sequence MEAITAESLTILYDGKPAVEGVDFTLEDGETLLLLGPNGAGKTTLLKAIACFHRDYTGRLEVFGREPCGAKELIGYVPQSHSLNERVPLTALEVVAMGSLYRRGFVHFKLPPETMEKAGEVLGFVGLAEVSNRLFSELSGGQKQRILLARALMSDPKLLLLDEPLSALDPSARAEVASVLAKIKRERRVTMVITTHDINPLIELGDRIMLLNRRLIAFGRPEDVLQDRIIKSVYGPLARVIPIEGKLFCITGDVHLHRHGGGGR
- a CDS encoding metal ABC transporter permease; the protein is MIPEYLLRALLASVMVSVLLGMLSPLINTKGLAFLTHALFHSLLFGAVLGMILGLLFENLSLVMLVALIVTVIVVLTIAELEKLGFSPDSAVGIVASFVAGLTVLGFGVLYKVMATRPYFPLGESIVSYLTGDIFLITLNDLTVLVIGGALLFFVVLFLYRDFLYLSFDPEGMESYGGNTRAYLMILYVLVGAIGALIVQTVGLITLQVVAVLPGAIALMVSSDLRKVIGASLFLTLGVQVSSVILAYFTDIPPSGLATIMLGIIYGALLFRR
- the rnhB gene encoding ribonuclease HII yields the protein MKLAGIDEAGRGPVIGPMVIAAVVVDERNVPKLEELGVKDSKKLTPRRREKLFDEIISLLDDYVVLELWPEEIDSREGTLNEFEVENFVKALNSLKVKPDVIYIDAADVKEARFGEDIRKRLNFEAGIVAEHKADDKFVPVSAASIIAKVTRDRAIEKLKGEYGEIGSGYPSDPRTRAFLENYYREHGEFPPIVRRSWKTLKKIEEKLGTEVEARKPKKKGQVSLDEFLKK